In one Desulfoferula mesophila genomic region, the following are encoded:
- a CDS encoding nucleoside recognition domain-containing protein, translating to MSAEHAASAPPGPPWRLALGRSWERGRKFLWFLLINILPLYLASDLLVASGALAKISGFLAPVMNLWGLPPEAAAVLVAGMLVNLYAATAVAAPLALSWQQVSVLGLILGIAHSLIIEAVVVRQLTPRYHALTLLRVVLGLGAGWLLALALC from the coding sequence ATGTCCGCCGAGCACGCCGCCTCGGCCCCGCCCGGCCCTCCCTGGCGCCTGGCCCTGGGCCGCAGTTGGGAGCGGGGCCGCAAGTTCTTGTGGTTCCTGCTCATCAACATTTTGCCCCTGTACCTGGCCAGCGATCTTTTGGTGGCCAGCGGGGCCCTGGCCAAGATCAGCGGCTTTTTGGCACCGGTGATGAACCTGTGGGGCCTGCCCCCGGAGGCGGCGGCGGTCTTGGTGGCGGGCATGCTGGTGAACCTCTACGCCGCCACCGCCGTGGCCGCGCCCCTGGCCCTTAGCTGGCAGCAGGTCAGCGTGCTGGGGCTCATCCTGGGCATCGCCCACAGCCTGATCATCGAGGCGGTGGTGGTGCGCCAGCTGACCCCCCGCTACCACGCCCTGACCCTGTTGCGCGTCGTGCTGGGCCTGGGCGCGGGCTGGCTCCTGGCCTTGGCGCTATGCTGA
- a CDS encoding cytoplasmic protein: MAIHRHDFVEEYTGLVGFGLDRPTDEATVLVYLQKFSDDECMAAILPRLSQEELAMLFDTVSDLLRRHLEEEEYHAKFLKDPEPHHHAPVEE, encoded by the coding sequence ATGGCCATACACCGCCATGATTTCGTGGAAGAATACACCGGCCTGGTGGGCTTCGGCCTGGACCGGCCCACCGACGAGGCCACCGTGCTGGTCTACTTGCAGAAGTTTTCCGACGACGAGTGCATGGCCGCCATCCTGCCCCGGCTGAGCCAGGAAGAGCTGGCCATGCTCTTCGACACGGTGAGCGACCTGTTGCGCCGCCACCTGGAAGAAGAGGAATATCACGCCAAGTTTCTGAAGGACCCCGAGCCCCATCACCACGCGCCCGTGGAGGAATAG
- a CDS encoding M42 family metallopeptidase: MSLIELLDALCPPLGPPGREDDIRAVVRAIVEPLAHRVEVDRLGNLRVWWGDPQARPLVMLDAHLDEVALIVQHIDEQGFIRVAPLGGLDRRLLPGSKVILQPAPGQSLGAVCGLLPPHVSGGKGEEKSQPWEQIFLDAGLGSAAEAAQAGLEIGTCGVLDLGHGPLGRGYYHARNLDNRAGCAVLVWLLRRLAAEQRELGFGLVMNFSVAEEVGLRGAITAAFDLAPDLALAVESTVGETPGVEAARTPTRLGQGPAITVADGRIVVPRAVVDSLEAAGREAGIACQRKRPPFGGTNAGAIHLSRGGVLTGVVSVPTRYIHSPASVLKLSDLEQLGELVWAWLGRAGELL, encoded by the coding sequence ATGAGCCTGATCGAGTTGCTGGACGCCCTGTGTCCGCCCCTGGGCCCTCCGGGGCGCGAGGACGACATCCGTGCGGTGGTGCGCGCGATAGTGGAGCCCCTGGCCCACCGGGTGGAGGTGGACCGCCTGGGCAACCTGCGGGTCTGGTGGGGAGACCCACAGGCCCGGCCCCTGGTGATGCTGGACGCCCACCTGGACGAGGTGGCTCTGATCGTGCAGCACATCGACGAACAGGGCTTCATCCGGGTGGCTCCCCTGGGCGGCTTGGACCGCCGCCTGCTGCCCGGCTCCAAGGTGATCCTGCAGCCCGCGCCGGGCCAGAGCCTGGGGGCGGTGTGCGGCCTCTTGCCCCCCCATGTGAGCGGAGGCAAGGGCGAGGAAAAGTCCCAGCCCTGGGAGCAGATATTTTTGGACGCCGGCCTGGGCAGCGCGGCCGAGGCGGCCCAGGCGGGCCTGGAGATCGGCACCTGCGGGGTGTTGGACCTGGGCCACGGCCCCCTGGGCCGGGGCTATTACCACGCCCGCAACCTGGACAACCGGGCCGGGTGCGCGGTCTTGGTATGGCTGCTGCGGCGTCTGGCCGCGGAGCAACGCGAGCTGGGCTTCGGCCTGGTCATGAACTTCTCGGTGGCAGAGGAGGTGGGCCTTAGGGGCGCCATCACCGCCGCCTTTGACCTGGCCCCGGACCTGGCCCTGGCCGTGGAGTCCACGGTGGGCGAGACCCCCGGAGTGGAAGCGGCCCGCACCCCCACCCGGCTGGGCCAAGGCCCGGCGATCACCGTGGCCGACGGGCGCATCGTGGTGCCCCGGGCGGTGGTGGATTCCCTGGAGGCGGCGGGCCGGGAGGCGGGCATCGCCTGCCAGCGCAAGCGTCCGCCCTTTGGCGGCACCAACGCCGGGGCCATCCACCTGAGCCGGGGCGGGGTGCTTACCGGGGTGGTGAGCGTGCCCACCCGCTATATCCACAGCCCGGCCTCGGTGCTCAAGCTCAGCGACCTGGAACAGTTGGGCGAGCTGGTGTGGGCCTGGTTGGGCCGGGCGGGAGAGTTGTTGTGA
- a CDS encoding M24 family metallopeptidase, with product MSWEFPPWYQLTPMEVLGPRRERIANLCAMQDLDGMLLTDAYDVFYASGTSQQGLVLIPAKGEPLVLMRRHAERAAAESPWPVTLIKGLTEAADFLLAVLPRRARLGLTLDVMPAVDYLGWQKRLPERELIDATGLWLDLKAVKDAWELERMAEAGRLAASIYAALPGIIRPGMSEAELAGEMQRLAMAGGSIDQLRSRHAYHQTYSWHIASGPEGNLPSAMDAPFNGWGLSPAFPLGASHRRFRPGEPINVDFGVSLNGYQTDQTRTYVLGPAPAEVRAAHACLEEIEAALVAGLAPGAVSGELYETSLEIAARHGLSDGYLGRPGHKIRFAAHGVGQELGTPPYVLEGSRAVVRAGETYALELKILTPQGPVGLESTVAVRDSGPALNLTPEPSVLTEIPVETT from the coding sequence GTGAGCTGGGAGTTCCCCCCCTGGTACCAACTGACCCCCATGGAGGTGCTGGGGCCGCGCCGGGAGCGCATCGCCAACCTGTGCGCCATGCAAGACCTGGACGGCATGCTGCTCACCGACGCCTACGACGTGTTTTATGCCAGCGGCACCAGCCAGCAGGGCCTGGTGCTCATCCCGGCCAAGGGCGAGCCCCTGGTACTCATGCGCCGCCACGCCGAGCGGGCCGCGGCCGAAAGCCCCTGGCCGGTGACCCTCATCAAGGGGCTCACCGAGGCGGCGGACTTTCTCCTGGCCGTTTTGCCCCGGCGGGCCCGCCTGGGCCTGACCCTGGACGTCATGCCCGCCGTGGATTATTTGGGCTGGCAAAAGCGCCTGCCCGAGCGGGAGCTGATCGACGCCACCGGCCTGTGGCTGGACCTCAAGGCGGTCAAGGACGCCTGGGAACTGGAGCGCATGGCCGAGGCGGGGCGGCTGGCCGCCTCCATCTACGCCGCCCTGCCGGGCATCATCCGGCCGGGCATGAGCGAGGCCGAGCTGGCCGGCGAGATGCAGCGGTTGGCCATGGCCGGGGGATCCATCGACCAACTGCGCTCGCGCCACGCCTATCACCAGACCTATTCCTGGCACATCGCCTCCGGCCCGGAGGGCAACCTGCCCAGCGCCATGGACGCGCCCTTCAACGGCTGGGGGCTGTCCCCGGCCTTTCCCCTGGGGGCCAGCCACCGGCGCTTCCGGCCGGGCGAGCCCATCAACGTGGACTTCGGGGTTAGCCTGAATGGCTACCAGACCGACCAGACCCGCACCTACGTCTTGGGCCCCGCCCCGGCCGAGGTGCGCGCGGCCCACGCCTGTCTGGAAGAGATCGAGGCCGCGCTGGTCGCGGGCCTGGCGCCCGGCGCGGTGAGCGGCGAGCTCTACGAGACGAGCCTGGAGATCGCCGCCCGCCACGGCCTGAGCGACGGCTACCTGGGGCGCCCGGGCCACAAGATCCGCTTCGCGGCCCACGGGGTGGGCCAGGAACTGGGCACCCCGCCCTATGTCCTGGAGGGCTCCCGCGCGGTGGTGCGCGCGGGCGAAACTTACGCCCTGGAGCTGAAGATCCTCACCCCCCAGGGACCGGTGGGCCTGGAGAGCACCGTGGCGGTGCGGGACTCGGGCCCGGCCCTGAACCTGACCCCCGAGCCCAGCGTGTTGACCGAAATACCCGTGGAGACCACATGA
- a CDS encoding PaaI family thioesterase has product MKRINPEWVKAVQSGVNPCPYFDLQSMRIVDIAWGWARVEIELGRKHLQPFGVVHGGVIATIADAAGFWGVYSQMEPGQAMTTVELKVNYLAPTKDQGKLIGEGRCIKLGRTLGLGEATISNSAGKVVAHATTTLMVVPHLSLVNQDQLPEKFLD; this is encoded by the coding sequence ATGAAACGCATCAACCCCGAATGGGTGAAGGCCGTCCAGAGCGGGGTGAACCCCTGCCCCTACTTTGACCTGCAATCCATGCGCATCGTGGACATCGCCTGGGGCTGGGCCCGCGTGGAGATAGAGCTGGGCCGCAAGCATCTCCAGCCCTTCGGCGTGGTGCACGGCGGGGTGATCGCCACCATCGCCGACGCGGCGGGTTTCTGGGGGGTCTACAGCCAGATGGAGCCCGGACAGGCCATGACTACGGTGGAGCTCAAGGTGAACTACCTGGCCCCCACCAAGGACCAGGGCAAGCTCATCGGCGAGGGACGCTGCATCAAGCTGGGGCGCACCCTGGGCCTGGGCGAGGCCACGATCAGCAATTCGGCGGGCAAGGTGGTGGCCCACGCCACCACCACCCTGATGGTGGTGCCCCACCTGAGCCTGGTGAACCAGGACCAGTTGCCGGAAAAGTTCCTGGACTGA